In one Drosophila pseudoobscura strain MV-25-SWS-2005 chromosome X, UCI_Dpse_MV25, whole genome shotgun sequence genomic region, the following are encoded:
- the LOC6900406 gene encoding uncharacterized protein: MRNTLAFSAIAALLLVSVAAQECNECQSSNDALCLSTTEYKNCMNNVAIGDTETCPTGTVCSNTAEVCVKSESVDGVNILDVCGGSSGGSSEGNGENCGVCIGSGKFACVSKTQYARCVDQKVSTTPYACGTDETCITEALGTYGTLCVPNCALTFIGLSASTSTCSNTDYTPPTVPSVPTQTELEAACALSVKTNTFFDIDNTADTTCSSYIYCEKLTESTWLAILYSCKSPTPYYSVDANKCTATKPTRCTTQAQT; encoded by the exons ATGCGGAATACCCTAGCATTTTCAGCCATTGCTGCCCTGCTTCTGGTTTCTGTGGCGGCACAGGAGTGTAACGAGTGTCAGAGCAGCAACGATGCCCTATGTTTGAGCACAACCGAATACAAAAATTGCATGA ATAATGTTGCAATTGGCGATACTGAGACATGTCCCACCGGCACCGTTTGCAGCAACACTGCGGAAGTCTGCGTGAAGAGTGAGTCTGTGGATGGTGTTAATATTCTGGACGTGTGTGGCGGCTCAAGCGGTGGATCCAGTGAAGGAAACGGTGAAAACTGTGGTGTCTGCATTGGCAGCGGCAAGTTCGCCTGTGTCAGCAAGACCCAGTATGCCCGATGTGTTGACCAAAAGGTATCCACAACACCGTACGCATGCGGTACGGATGAGACCTGTATCACAGAGGCCCTCGGCACTTATGGAACACTCTGTGTGCCCAACTGTGCCCTCACTTTTATTGGT TTGAGTGCATCAACTAGTACTTGCAGCAACACCGACTATACGCCGCCGACCGTACCCTCTGTTCCTACACAAACTGAGTTGGAGGCAGCCTGCGCACTTTCTGTGAAAACAAATACATTCTTCGACATAGATAATACCGCCGACACGACATGCAGTAGTTATATTTACTGCGAGAAACTTACAGAGTCCACATGGCTTGCCATCTTATACAGTTGCAAGTCCCCTACTCCATACTACAGCGTGGACGCCAATAAGTGCACCGCCACCAAACCGACCAGGTGTACTACACAGGCCCAGACTTAG
- the Mbs gene encoding protein phosphatase 1 regulatory subunit 12B isoform X14: MSFRSRSRTQAPLSSHRRSLSSSRVGSSGASGVGSGSSAYNYNGSSYGSGGSSGRPLSTGYFPSSSGSGSYQSPYASVYSSRESLYGGGAGRSSSGGYSSYGNGNRYEYSGGGSASAAKYLHHHHQQHNHYQHQANPHQLPHPTVAGSGPSAAAASPSASTSSSTCHATTSIASTPTAKPHSSRYSYMPSSSASAASSGSHYHIVVSKHSNSYGHSKSSALSSSLSTASSSTSSSNGTASGGGYDSSRYGSSAYSSGAGSSAYSSDRYVSPYSSSYDNGVTTASLSFKSPGLSASNSFKGSRLMKTKSLSTSNSSLTASPYSSSSTPTTSSSVSPAATVAAIAATRSNSLREQERKSRNRTRSRSAAQRSISASSEKSEGYESGSERTSRSRLGSTTSTAATSTTRSESKGSSDKSENGDGIDYKALWEAAKLENDKLKQVLKQKDDEVVQTRATLERFANATTKNSLSEIEKRERRAMERKLSELEEELKQLDAYKSDNHRLKEENAALIRVISKLSK, translated from the exons ATGTCCTTTCGATCGAGATCGCGCACACAGGCGCCACTCTCCAGTCACCGGCGCTCGCTCTCCTCCTCGAGAGTGGGCTCCTCCGGGGCGAGCGGCGtgggctccggctccagcgCGTACAACTACAATGGCAGCAGCtacggcagcggcggcagcagcggccgtCCCCTGAGCACGGGCTActtccccagcagcagcggcagtgggaGCTACCAGAGCCCCTACGCCAGCGTGTACAGCTCCCGGGAGAGCCTGTACGGAGGCGGGGCCGGACGCAGCTCCTCCGGGGGCTATTCAAGCTATGGGAACGGTAATCGATACGAGTACAGTGGTGGAGGCTCTGCTTCTGCGGCCAAGTAccttcaccatcaccatcagcagcacAATCACTACCAGCATCAGGCTAATCCTCACCAGCTTCCGCATCCGACAGTCGCCGGCAGTGGGccatcagctgcagctgcatccCCAtctgcctccacctcctcctccacatgCCACGCCACCACCTCCATAGCGTCCACGCCCACTGCCAAACCTCACAGCAGCCGCTACAGCTATATGCCGTCGTCATCAGCTTCTGCAGCTTCTTCGGGCAGCCACTACCACATTGTCGTGAGCAagcacagcaacagctacGGTCACTCTAAATCCTCTgctctctcctcctctctctccaccgcctcctcctcgaCGTCGTCCTCGAACGGTACAGCCAGCGGTGGGGGCTACGACAGTTCCCGGTACGGCTCCAGCGCCTACTCCTCTGGCGCGGGCTCGTCTGCGTACTCGAGCGACCGCTATGTCAGCCCCTACTCGAGCAGTTACGACAACGGCGTGACCACAGCCTCGCTCAGCTTCAAGTCCCCCGGGCTGAGTGCCTCGAACTCGTTCAAGGGCTCCCGCCTGATGAAGACCAAGTCCCTGTCCACTTCCAACAGCAGCCTCACTGCCTCCCcgtacagcagcagcagcaccccgacgaccagcagcagcgtgaGCCCCGCCGCCACAGTGGCGGCCATTGCGGCCACTCGCAGCAACTCGTTGCGGGAACAGGAGCGCAAGTCGCGCAATCGCACACGCTCCCGCAGCGCCGCTCAGCGATCCATTAGCGCCTCCTCCGAGAAGAGCGAGGGCTATGAA AGCGGCAGCGAACGCACCTCTCGCTCCCGACTGGGCAGCACAACGAGTACGGCCGCAACGAGCACGACCAGGAGCGAGTCGAAGGGCAGCAGCGACAAGTCGGAGAACGGCGATGGCATTGACTACAAGGCGCTCTGGGAAGCGGCCAA ATTGGAGAACGATAAGCTGAAGCAAGTGCTCAAGCAGAAGGATGACGAGGTTGTGCAGACCCGCGCGACCCTCGAGAGATTCGCCAATGCC ACCACTAAAAACTCACTCTCTGAGATTGAGAAACGTGAACGAAGAGCTATGGAACGCAAGCTCTCCGAGTTGGAGGAAGAGCTCAAG CAACTCGATGCGTACAAGTCGGATAATCATCGCCTGAAGGAGGAGAACGCGGCGCTGATTAGAGTAATTAGCAAATTAAGTAAATGA
- the Mbs gene encoding protein phosphatase 1 regulatory subunit 12B isoform X13 — protein MSFRSRSRTQAPLSSHRRSLSSSRVGSSGASGVGSGSSAYNYNGSSYGSGGSSGRPLSTGYFPSSSGSGSYQSPYASVYSSRESLYGGGAGRSSSGGYSSYGNGNRYEYSGGGSASAAKYLHHHHQQHNHYQHQANPHQLPHPTVAGSGPSAAAASPSASTSSSTCHATTSIASTPTAKPHSSRYSYMPSSSASAASSGSHYHIVVSKHSNSYGHSKSSALSSSLSTASSSTSSSNGTASGGGYDSSRYGSSAYSSGAGSSAYSSDRYVSPYSSSYDNGVTTASLSFKSPGLSASNSFKGSRLMKTKSLSTSNSSLTASPYSSSSTPTTSSSVSPAATVAAIAATRSNSLREQERKSRNRTRSRSAAQRSISASSEKSEGYESGSERTSRSRLGSTTSTAATSTTRSESKGSSDKSENGDGIDYKALWEAAKLENDKLKQVLKQKDDEVVQTRATLERFANATTKNSLSEIEKRERRAMERKLSELEEELKLLQKLKTENDRLRAENRALTRVVSKLTTSAQSQLAKAK, from the exons ATGTCCTTTCGATCGAGATCGCGCACACAGGCGCCACTCTCCAGTCACCGGCGCTCGCTCTCCTCCTCGAGAGTGGGCTCCTCCGGGGCGAGCGGCGtgggctccggctccagcgCGTACAACTACAATGGCAGCAGCtacggcagcggcggcagcagcggccgtCCCCTGAGCACGGGCTActtccccagcagcagcggcagtgggaGCTACCAGAGCCCCTACGCCAGCGTGTACAGCTCCCGGGAGAGCCTGTACGGAGGCGGGGCCGGACGCAGCTCCTCCGGGGGCTATTCAAGCTATGGGAACGGTAATCGATACGAGTACAGTGGTGGAGGCTCTGCTTCTGCGGCCAAGTAccttcaccatcaccatcagcagcacAATCACTACCAGCATCAGGCTAATCCTCACCAGCTTCCGCATCCGACAGTCGCCGGCAGTGGGccatcagctgcagctgcatccCCAtctgcctccacctcctcctccacatgCCACGCCACCACCTCCATAGCGTCCACGCCCACTGCCAAACCTCACAGCAGCCGCTACAGCTATATGCCGTCGTCATCAGCTTCTGCAGCTTCTTCGGGCAGCCACTACCACATTGTCGTGAGCAagcacagcaacagctacGGTCACTCTAAATCCTCTgctctctcctcctctctctccaccgcctcctcctcgaCGTCGTCCTCGAACGGTACAGCCAGCGGTGGGGGCTACGACAGTTCCCGGTACGGCTCCAGCGCCTACTCCTCTGGCGCGGGCTCGTCTGCGTACTCGAGCGACCGCTATGTCAGCCCCTACTCGAGCAGTTACGACAACGGCGTGACCACAGCCTCGCTCAGCTTCAAGTCCCCCGGGCTGAGTGCCTCGAACTCGTTCAAGGGCTCCCGCCTGATGAAGACCAAGTCCCTGTCCACTTCCAACAGCAGCCTCACTGCCTCCCcgtacagcagcagcagcaccccgacgaccagcagcagcgtgaGCCCCGCCGCCACAGTGGCGGCCATTGCGGCCACTCGCAGCAACTCGTTGCGGGAACAGGAGCGCAAGTCGCGCAATCGCACACGCTCCCGCAGCGCCGCTCAGCGATCCATTAGCGCCTCCTCCGAGAAGAGCGAGGGCTATGAA AGCGGCAGCGAACGCACCTCTCGCTCCCGACTGGGCAGCACAACGAGTACGGCCGCAACGAGCACGACCAGGAGCGAGTCGAAGGGCAGCAGCGACAAGTCGGAGAACGGCGATGGCATTGACTACAAGGCGCTCTGGGAAGCGGCCAA ATTGGAGAACGATAAGCTGAAGCAAGTGCTCAAGCAGAAGGATGACGAGGTTGTGCAGACCCGCGCGACCCTCGAGAGATTCGCCAATGCC ACCACTAAAAACTCACTCTCTGAGATTGAGAAACGTGAACGAAGAGCTATGGAACGCAAGCTCTCCGAGTTGGAGGAAGAGCTCAAG CTGTTGCAGAAGCTAAAGACTGAGAACGACCGCCTGCGCGCCGAGAACCGTGCCCTCACGCGAGTCGTCTCAAAGCTGACCACGTCGGCCCAGAGCCAGCTGGCCAAGGCCAAATAG
- the Mbs gene encoding protein phosphatase 1 regulatory subunit 12B isoform X15, which produces MSFRSRSRTQAPLSSHRRSLSSSRVGSSGASGVGSGSSAYNYNGSSYGSGGSSGRPLSTGYFPSSSGSGSYQSPYASVYSSRESLYGGGAGRSSSGGYSSYGNASGGGYDSSRYGSSAYSSGAGSSAYSSDRYVSPYSSSYDNGVTTASLSFKSPGLSASNSFKGSRLMKTKSLSTSNSSLTASPYSSSSTPTTSSSVSPAATVAAIAATRSNSLREQERKSRNRTRSRSAAQRSISASSEKSEGYESGSERTSRSRLGSTTSTAATSTTRSESKGSSDKSENGDGIDYKALWEAAKLENDKLKQVLKQKDDEVVQTRATLERFANATTKNSLSEIEKRERRAMERKLSELEEELKLLQKLKTENDRLRAENRALTRVVSKLTTSAQSQLAKAK; this is translated from the exons ATGTCCTTTCGATCGAGATCGCGCACACAGGCGCCACTCTCCAGTCACCGGCGCTCGCTCTCCTCCTCGAGAGTGGGCTCCTCCGGGGCGAGCGGCGtgggctccggctccagcgCGTACAACTACAATGGCAGCAGCtacggcagcggcggcagcagcggccgtCCCCTGAGCACGGGCTActtccccagcagcagcggcagtgggaGCTACCAGAGCCCCTACGCCAGCGTGTACAGCTCCCGGGAGAGCCTGTACGGAGGCGGGGCCGGACGCAGCTCCTCCGGGGGCTATTCAAGCTATGGGAACG CCAGCGGTGGGGGCTACGACAGTTCCCGGTACGGCTCCAGCGCCTACTCCTCTGGCGCGGGCTCGTCTGCGTACTCGAGCGACCGCTATGTCAGCCCCTACTCGAGCAGTTACGACAACGGCGTGACCACAGCCTCGCTCAGCTTCAAGTCCCCCGGGCTGAGTGCCTCGAACTCGTTCAAGGGCTCCCGCCTGATGAAGACCAAGTCCCTGTCCACTTCCAACAGCAGCCTCACTGCCTCCCcgtacagcagcagcagcaccccgacgaccagcagcagcgtgaGCCCCGCCGCCACAGTGGCGGCCATTGCGGCCACTCGCAGCAACTCGTTGCGGGAACAGGAGCGCAAGTCGCGCAATCGCACACGCTCCCGCAGCGCCGCTCAGCGATCCATTAGCGCCTCCTCCGAGAAGAGCGAGGGCTATGAA AGCGGCAGCGAACGCACCTCTCGCTCCCGACTGGGCAGCACAACGAGTACGGCCGCAACGAGCACGACCAGGAGCGAGTCGAAGGGCAGCAGCGACAAGTCGGAGAACGGCGATGGCATTGACTACAAGGCGCTCTGGGAAGCGGCCAA ATTGGAGAACGATAAGCTGAAGCAAGTGCTCAAGCAGAAGGATGACGAGGTTGTGCAGACCCGCGCGACCCTCGAGAGATTCGCCAATGCC ACCACTAAAAACTCACTCTCTGAGATTGAGAAACGTGAACGAAGAGCTATGGAACGCAAGCTCTCCGAGTTGGAGGAAGAGCTCAAG CTGTTGCAGAAGCTAAAGACTGAGAACGACCGCCTGCGCGCCGAGAACCGTGCCCTCACGCGAGTCGTCTCAAAGCTGACCACGTCGGCCCAGAGCCAGCTGGCCAAGGCCAAATAG